CCAATAAATCCGCTGTAAGTTGAAAATAGTGTAAGTCGAGACATGATTAATCCACCTAACCCACCGAACTTGATCGCACAGCTCGACCAGCCCCCGCACACATGCGCAGAACACTCGTTGGCCTAGAGCTAGGCAAAGTCACCTGACCCAAAGCCTGTTTTTGACGGTCACGCAGCGTATTAGGCCTATCACGTTGCACCATCAGAGTCCTGAGTTGGGGCCATCTGTGTACATATATTATGGGTGCGCGCTAAAACGCTTTTCATTGACAAAGGCAAGTCATCAAAAAGGTTTGCAGTCCAGAGACCCAGAGGGCAGCTCTGGGTGGTCTCCCAGAGGCGAGCCGCACACCCTCCGCCGGGAGAAGGTCGGGGCCCGCCCTGCGCCAGGAGGGCGAGGCAGTGGACAGCACAGCACAAGCCCACCTTTCCCTCCGCCGGGGGCGGGGAGCCTGCGTGGGAAGAAGGGTTGGCCTGGGTCGCAGGGGCACTTGCTGCAGTGGCCTTTCAAGGCCCCACCATTTGCCAGGCGTCACAGACACTGAGAGGGGCGACTGCACTAGCGTGCAAATGGCCCTTGGTGACCTCTGAGGCCTTTCACTCTCAAGTACAGGAACCTCCTTTCGAGGGGCAAACTCGAGGAAGGCAAGGCTCACGGAGAACCACAGGTGCAGGACCGGGCCCTGGTCCTCCAGAATCCCCTGGCCAGTGTGGAGGAGGGCCTGGGCCGTGTCTGGAGATTCTGGCCGAGGGCCCAGGGGATTCTTAGGGGCCCGTGCAGAGGCCTGGGTCAGGGGGACAGGAGGACAGGAAGTGAGCGGGTTGGCCCAGGGCCTCTTGGACCAGACTGTCCTGTCCCGGGCACGGGGGGCTCTGCGGACAGCGTGGTGTGGGCGGTGCTTGGCTCGCAGCTCCCAGCGCCCTTTGCCGATGCCTCCCCAGGACCAGAAGCGGATGGAGAAGATCTCGAAGCGGGTGAGCGCCATTGAGGAAGTGAACAACAACGTGAAGCTGCTGACGGAGATGGTGATGAGCCACAGCCAGGGCGGCGCTGCAGCCCGCAGCAGTGAGGACCTGATGAAGGTGCGCCCGTCTCCACCCTGCCCCgggccaccccagggccccagccggccctgacctccccaccccgccacccccaggAACTGTACCAGCGCTGCGAGCGGATGCGGCCCACACTCTTCCGACTGGCCAGTGACACAGAGGACAATGACGAGGCCTTAGGTGAGCGGAGCCGGCccatccctccacctccttccccacctcccccaggccctgttGAGTACCTGCAGTTGGAAGGAGCCACCACCAGGGGGCCCCCTTCCCCAGCACTGACCCTGGTTTCTCTGCGGTGAGGAAGGAAGCCCAGAGCAGGGGCCCACGTGGTTGAGGGACCCTCAGGGCCAAGCCGCTTACAGACACCTCATTGACTGCCCACAAGCTACACAGGAGGGAAAATCCTTCCGTTCCACAGCAGGGGCCAAGGGAGGGGAGTGACTTTTCTGGGTCACGGAGCAGAGCAGTGGTGGAACCAGGGTAGATCAGACCCTCCCTGCAGACACTGCCTCCCTGCTGAGGGTCACGGACTGAGAATGAACCCACAGGCCTGCGCAGTTCCAGAGCTGGGCCCGCGGCGCCTGCAAGGGCCCCAGATCAGGGTCCGGTCCCGTTCTCTGCTCCCACATCGGCAGGGCCTCATGGGCATGGGTCTGGGTGCCACCCGAGCCCCGCCTTCAGCAGGAGCTCACTGACTGCCTCCCACAGGCCCGGGGTCGGCCCCCCCCAAGAGGCTTGCTGTTTGGGTTCAGGTCCCTCCAGGCCTCGGCTCCCCAGGAGGTGGTACTGACGAGGGCCTAGTGTGTGCCCGACAGGTTCCTCCTCCCTCAGGGATGTGGCAGTGATCAAATTTGACAAAAGCCACAACCTCGTGCAGCTTGTAGCCTAATGAACCAGGGGGCAGACCATGGACCCAGGACTCAGCAGTGGCCGTTTGTCAGGCGGTGCTCAGGGACGTGGAGACGAGcaagcagggaggggctgcgtAGTGCGGGGTGGGATTAAGGAAAGCCTCTCCAAAGGGGCCTTTGGGTAGAGACCTGAAGGCAGGGAGGGATGAAGCCACGCcaagatggggggcgggggggggggcgttatCTAGACCTCAGAGCCGTGTGGAGGACAGAGCAGGGAACGTGCCAGGTGTTCAGGGGCCGCCCCGGGGCAGTGTGGGGGCAGCAGTGGATGAGGGAGAGCAGGGGCCTCAGGCAGGGGCCTGAGCAGGGGCGAGCCAAGCACCAAGGCCCCTGCTCTCCCTCATCCACTGCTGCCCCCACACTGCCCCGGGGCGGCCCCGGGTCTGAGTGGACGAGATGGGACCCCtgccgccctgccccctcctgagCTCTGGGATGGGTGTGGGGTGCTGGTCCCCTTCCGGAGGCCCCCACCTCCCTTCACACCAGCCCCCCCCCCGGCCCGTTCCAGCGGAGATCCTGCAGGCCAACGACAGCCTCACACAGGTGATCAACCTGTACAAGCAGCTGGTGCGGGGTGAGGAGGTCAACGGAGAGGCCACTGCCGGCTCCATCCCCGGTGAGGAGGCggcaggggagctggggaggggcccgCCTGGACAGAGGGGACCAGGGAGTCCGGGGCGGTGCGACGGTCCCAGAGCTGGTGGCCGTGGCCGCCAGGGAGACCTTGGCCCCTTGAGATGGGGAGGCCCCCAGGGAGAGATTCTGTGCCAGGCCTGCAGCTGTGGGGGGCGGAAGGCTGCGTGGGGCCGCgggaggcagaagaagggaggCCTTTCTTTCATCTGACAAATCAGGACCTGTCTTAACGCCCTCCCCCAAGGCTGAGTTTAATTATCAGAAGGTGGTAGGGAGGGTTTGACGTATAAACATTCCAGCTCAGTTTCAATAGGGGTGAAGTGACAGCTCAGGGAACCACAGAAGCCGTTAGAATTGTCCTTTGAGGAGAGGTGGGGGCCGGACGAGACACAGAAGTAGCGGGGTTTGAGCAGGGCCTCGGAGGGTGGGAGGCAGTAGACAAAAGTAGGAAATCCATTCCAGGTAGGAGCAGCAGCGCGTGCTGAGGAAAGGACTCGGTGGGTAGGTTTAGGCGTAAGGACCgggggtggccagggagggggagggggaggcagaagagttGTGAGGGGTTGGGGGTCAGTtttctgcccctccacccccagggacCCCGAGGACCTGACTGTCCTCCCCCAGGCTGTGCCTGACTCCCCTCTCCCGCCCCAGGCAGCACCTCGGCCCTGCTGGACCTCTCGGGCCTGGATCTCCCTCCCACGGGCACCGCCTCCCCCGCCAggccctcctgccctggggaccAGGCCAGCCCCGAGCAGCCCAGCGCCTCCGTCTCCCTGCTTGATGATGAGCTCATGTCTCTGGGTGAGCACCGGGCCGGGCGCAGAGGAGGGTGGGCTCGGCTGCAGGTGGGGGCGATGCTGCTGCCTGCGGAGCCTGGTGGGTCAGCGTgtggctcccccgcccccctacccccccccgccccgcccatgTGCTCTGGAGCATGGGGCCGGTTTGACCGCTGAGGAAGCTGAGGATCAGAGAAATCAAGGAGCTTGTGCAAGGTCAGACAGTCAAAGGGTGAGCCTGGCCAGCCCTGAACCTGGTAAGCCAGCGacacccaggccccaggggaagacgcagagagagagaggttcccTGCAGCAGGTGACAGGAGCCCGGCCCTGGGTGCTGCCCAGGCAGCAGTTCAGCTGCGCCCCCACCTACCGAGAGGAAGAGAGAGCGCCGGCCCAGAAGCGCCAGGGCAGCTTGCGCCAGAGCACGCCTCGCTGCGTGACCCAGGCCTGTGTCACTGCCCGTGGGCTCAGGGCTCTGCCCCCCCGGGGAGAAGCACCCAGCCAGCCAGGCAGGTTGGGGTTCCCAGCTTCTGGAGCTCAGGAGCAGGAGGGTGCAGGAGCAGCCCCCTCACGGTACCCTGAAGATGTAAAAATAGAGACGTGGTCGGGCTCTGTCAAAGGGATCTTGAAGGGTGTGCTGGGAGCCTGACTCGGAAGCCAGGAGTGAGACCGGGTTCTCCTGAGCCGGTCCTGAAGTGAGCACCAAACCCGAGGGACCCGCAGGAGCCATGGAGCGCTGGGGTCCCCGGGCTTAAGGGGTCTGTCTCAGACCTCCCGCCTCCGCCCACCCCGCACACTGGGGGCTGCCAGCAGACTAGGGAGCAAggctgggaaggctgggaaggcTGGTGGCTTGCAGGAAGAGGGCACGGGGGTCTGCAGGCCGCTGTGATTCCGAGGCCCCACCCTGAGCCGGTCTGTACTCCGGCTCCGCTCCCCGgttggaaaagggagaagggggcTTGGAGGGATGGGGGGGTGGACCAGGTTCTGTTCCTCTCCATGGGTCCCTGGGTCCCCCAGCCAGCACCCCTCTGAGGAGGCTCCGCCCACAGGGCCGCTTGCAAGTCCCACCCACCTGCCCGTTCTcacgggggaggggctggggaggcctgcGAACAGTCCCGCCCTGTTTACAGGGAGGTGCAGGACGGCAGGGCCAGACAGCTCCTCCTCACCTTCCCCCACAGGGCCAGCTGGGCGTGTGCTGTGTGCGTGGCCCGCCCCCGTGGGTGGTGGTGGCAGAGCCACCTCCTCACAAGAGGCGAGGTGTGCCATACACTTCCTGTCCCCCTGTTGCTTCAGCAGAGGCGCGAGCCTCCAGCTTCCTCTGGTTTCTTctcaaaggcaaagaaaatgtgGGAACAGGAACCAGAAGTGCCCGGGCAGCACCCCAGCTCTGCGGGGTGGAGGAGGCCCTGGGGCCACAAGGGGCTTTTCCTAACCGGTTCCCTGTGGCAGgaagggtgaggggtgggggcagggcaggggcgccAGTGAGGACTTCCTGTCTTTCAGGGAGGGCGGGAGGCACTCTTGGGGCGCAGTGGCGGATCTGTCTGGTTTATTACGGCATCCTCTGACGCGGGTGCCgctgtcttcattttacagatggggcaCCTGGAGGCTGTCACCCGTGGGGGGCCACACAGCTAAGTGACAGTGGTGTTTAAACTCCTGAAATTAGGCCACGCTCTGTCCAAGTCCCAACTCTGCCGCTTCccggctctgtgaccttgggcgagttgCTTAACCCCTCTGAGCATCTCCTCTCTCGCCTCTAAAAGAGGGATGAGCACCCCACTCCTGCCTTTTCCAGTTGTcttgaggattaagtgagaccCGGGTCGGAAACGAGTGACACCCTGTGAGGGACGTTCTCTGTTACCACCTGTGTCCCTGGTGGCAGAGCCGTCTGTCCAGAGGGAGAGACCCGATGGTGGCCCCTCCCGCGCCTTGCCTTTGCCGGTCACGTCACGCTTCAGGCTGGGCCTCACTTATCCAGGGTTTGCTGAAACAGGGTAACTTGTCTCCTCTGGGTAAAATCCGGGGTGAACTTGGCTGGGGTGTGCTTCAGAGCAGGCAGAGGTCAGACTGCTCGGCGACCTGCTGCCTTCTACCAATCAGCAGCCTTCCAGAGGTCCACCGCCCTCTCTGGCGCTGCTCGGCCAGCCTTGCCGGCACGTGCCAGGGCgggtgggacccccccccccggtctgTCCCAGTCCACCCTGCATGGTGCACGCGGGGCCCCCATGGCCCAGCCAGCGCCTTGCCCGTGGCTGCGCTGACCCTGGggcaggcctgggcccagggccccgcTCACTGCACATGGTGCCCTTCTGACACTCAGGGCAGCCCTCTGGCTGGCCACTGGTGGGCAGGATGCCGACCCCTGCCACCTAGACCTGCAGGGTCAGGAACCCCACGGGGTGTCTCCCTCACCCTGCACGCACACACAGCCTCCCGCCAGCAGCTGCCGGCTGGTGCACGAAGGGGAAAATCCGCCTGTAGTTGGGTTGGCTTCCGAGCAGCAGGAGAGGAAGCAAGTGCGGGCCTGGAGAGCAGGCGGTCAGGACTTGTGCTTCCCACTTCTGCTCTGGCTGGTTCCCTCTGAAAGTGCTGGAGTTGGGGGGATTCCTTGTGAGCTGAGCCCCTCAGAGGAAGGGCTCTCTTCCCCAGCTCTCTCACCTCTGCCCCGGGACCCAGCTCCTTGACCTCTGTCTTCTTCCCCGCAGGCCTCAGTGACCCCACACCCCCTCCAGGCCCAAGCTGGGACGGAGCTGGATGGAACAGCTTCCAGGTAGGAGGGGCCAGGGACCGGCCTGGCCCTTCCTGGTGGTGGGGAGCTGGGACGGGCAGCCCCGGGGCAAGTGAGAGGAGAGATGAGCGGCAGGGCCTtgggctgggggggcctgggggccacgGCACCCGTCCAGTCCCCAGGCAGAGAAAGGCCCGAGGTCCTCGCACCTCCGTGCAGTCTCAGCCTTAGGCCTCCCTTGGGCTGAGTTGGGGCTTCCTTATTATTCCTTCTCTCCTGAGAGTGACTTTGAGTGCCGTGGAACGCGACAGTGTCTTGAGCAGAGTCCCAGACCCACTAATGGCCCTCGAGTGagaggggtggggcctggcagAAATGCGGTCCCCGCCCTGCTGCTCGCCCCCAGGCATcatctgcagggaggggaggggtcctcCTTGGCAGCACAGGACAGGGGTTATCTTTCCAGCCCTGCCTCACCCCCCACACCTCCGTATGCCCCACAGTCATCCGACAGCGCCGAGCCTCCGGCCCCTGCCCCGGCACCCAGCGCAGACAGCTGGTCCCCTGTGAAGGCGCCCCTGCCAGCGAGCAGTGGTCTGGATGGCCTGGACCTCCTGGGGAAGACCCTGCTGCAGCAGTCGCTGCCCCCGGAATCCCAGCAAGTGCGGTGGTGAGGGCGCACCCGGGCTGGCGTGGGGGCCCTCCCCGTCCCAGGCCCCACAGGGAGAGGCCCCGTGCTGGGCCGTCCCTGTGAGCAGCAGCTGCGGGGTGCCGCCTTGTGCCCAGCGCTGCACTGGGCCCAAGGGAGGCTCGGGGCCTGTCCCGCAGAGCACAGGGTGTGCGAGAGGGAGGGGCCTACACCCCACTCCCACGCCCGCCCCCAGGCGTCTGGGCACAGGAAAAGACAAGGCCTGTGGTGAGGAGGACACTGAGCCCgagtgggcgggggagggggagggagacaaagagccACCCGTGTCAAGGTGTCAGGGAGACAGGTTTTGGGGACAGACAGGAAGCCCAGCCTCCCTCTGTCACTGATGTCCTTGCCACTGAGGAGTCACCTGTCGATGCACTGTCCCCCAATaagggagaagcagcagccagccccCCGGCTCACGCTCCGGGACCTGCAGAATAAAAGCAGCTGCAGCTCGCCCAGCTCCAGTGCCACCAGGTCCCCCGAGGCCCCCGGGCCCCTGCAGCAGGCCGCACAGACCGAGCTCTCGCTGGCCAGCATCACTGTGCCCCTGGAGTCCATCAAACCCAGTGAGTGGGGCGGGCGCGCGGCAGGTACCAGCTGGGCTGGGCCAGCCCACTGCCCGGCAGCACCTTCCGCCTCGTCGTCCCTTCGGGACCTCTTTCTGGGGGAGTAGGTGGGGCAGTGGGACTTTCTTCCCGGCCCCGCCACCCGATGCAgctgggtgggggggccctgggcgagacccctcccctccccagcactcagcctcctcatctgtcCCCGAGTGGCTGCAAAACTGGGGTGCACACTCCTGGTCACAGGCAAGAGGACTTCTGACAGGTGGCCCCGGCTCCTCCTCTCTTGGGAAGGCAGGGCCAGGACGCGGAGGTTTGGGGCCTCCCGGAGATCACAAAGCCAGACCGGGACAGGGACCCAGGCCGAGGTCTgggcttcccccacctgggagcAGTGGGGGCCCGGCAGCCCCCGGCCCTGCACCTGCGGGCTGGTCCTCACAGCCTCTTCCCGCTGGGGAACTCACTGTGACAGGGGCGCCAGCCCTCTGTCCCCAGGGGGTGTAGGTCATCTTGCCAGTGAGATGGCCCCTGAGAAGCAGAGCGACGGGCCCAGGGTCACACCGTGAGAACGGGGCCCCAGCTCTCCCACAGTCCTTCACCCCAGCACCCCGGGAAGCAGCCACGTGTGTGGCGTCAGCAGAGGCCCACGTGGGGCTGAGTTCCCGGCTGGGCGTCTTCCTCTGCCATCACACGGCAagttcccctgccccccaacccccccgggCTCCAGCCTGCACCCCTGGCTGCACTGCTGCCTAGGGGGTCGAGGCAAGGACCTAAGTTTGTGAATCGGTCCCCACCTTCCCGGCCGACCAAGGAGCCCCTGATGTGAGCCAGCTGTGGGAGCCGGTCAGGTGTGCTCGGGCTCCAGTCCAgcgcccccactgcccccctcccctcctctgccaggCAGCATCTTGCCGGTGACCGTGTATGACCAGCATGGCTTCCGGGTCCTCTTCCACTTCGCTCGCGACCCGCTGCCCGGGCGCTCCGacgtgctggtggtggtggtttccATGCTGAGCACCGCCCCCCAGCCTATCCGCAACATCGTGTTCCAGTCAGCTGTCCCCAAGGTGACACGGTcatgcctccctcctctccaggcgGGGTGACTCGGGGCCGAGTGGGGGCCAGCTGGGGgcgggctctctctctctctctctccctgggggACGTGGAGTAGAAGGACAGGGCCCCAGGACCCCCAGAAGAGGAGCTGGCGGGTGGGCTGGGCCCGGTCCctcagggggtggggcagaggagccAGGACTCGCTGCCCCGCCTGCTCTCCTGCGTACAGGTCATGAAGGTGAAGCTGCAGCCGCCCTCGGGCACGGAGCTGCCTGCCTTCAACCCCATCGTGCACCCCTCGGCTATCACCCAGGTCCTGCTCCTCGCCAACCCCCAGAAGGTGAGGGCCCGGCTGTGACGGGgccctgctggggggtgggggcggccctctctctgcctctgaccCTCTGACCTCGCCGTCTCTGCCCCAGGAGAAGGTTCGCCTCCGCTACAAGCTCCTCTTCACCATGGGCGACCAGACCTACAACGAGATGGGGGATGTGGACCAGTTCCCCCCACCCGAGACCTGGGGGAGCCTCTAgaatgggcaggggaggggagagcagagcaggagggGACAGCAGGACTGGCCACTGGCTAGCCTGCGTGGGAGGCAGTGGCGGCCCAGGACACCCTTTGTCCCCGTGGCCATAGCCCCTCTGCCCGGTGCTTCTCCCCTCTCCCGAGTGGCCCCCTCCTCCTTTAACCCCCTCTGCTGAGCCAAACCCAGCAGGAGGCCGGGCCTGGGTTTGCACTACTGGGGACTTCACTGCAGGCGGGGGCCTGGAGCCGGGCAGGGCTGCGTGGCCCTGGAAGGACTTGGGGTCGCCGGAGGAAGCATGGCTGCAGGGCGGGGGCCAGGACCTCAGGCCCAGCCCCGAccccagcctggggtggggtcaTCCCCGCCTGTCCTTATGCCTTATGGGAAGGCCCAGCCATAACTTGGGGCCATGCTGGAGCCAGGGACCAGCTCAGGCCTCCTCTGCAGGAACTGGGTGACTGCGGGGGTGGCGCCTGCACCCCCAGCTGTTTGCACTCTTGGTGTGTGGTTTGACTCTCAGCTCTTCCTTCTGGTCGGCCCTGGGGTTGCCGTCTCAGGGGGCCCGGTTGGGGGATCCCCACCTGTCCTCTAGGGGTCCCCCTCTACCTGGGCCTCTTTGCTGTCAGGCCTCCTGAGGAGCCACGGGGACTCGGTGGCTGCTGGTCCGAGGGCagtgccaggggcaggggccccagctgggggccgTGGGGCCGCTGGCTGAGGCAGGGCCTGCACTGGCCGCCTCAGCGTTTCCTCTGTCCATCTGCCTCCTGCGGGCATCTCGTCTCCAGGCGGCCATCTGTCGTGGGCAGATGTGGGgtcagtgtgtgagtgtgagcagGAGTATTTATGGAAATAAAACGTCCTTTTCCTGGACCAGTGACTCTGGCCCTGCTGAGGTGGAGGGAGACGGGAGGTGTGCAGGAGTGGGAGGGCCCGGGCTGCCCTGCAGACCACTCTGCCTGGGTGATCAGGCATggttcctctccccacccctggggcCCTGCACAGGAAGAGGCCCCTCTTGGGGGCCTGTGGCTGGTGCTGAGTCACCAAAGAGGGCTCTGGGCTGTGGCGGGCCCAGAGCCGTCCCAGCTGGGAGTGAGCCGGAGCTCGCTCCGGGCCGCCAGGAGCCCAGGCTGCTCACTTCCTCCTGCTGCACTCAGCCGTCAAAACACAACCGCGATGCAGCACCACCCTGGAGGCCCAGGCCTCGGCGTCTCTCTTTCCCCAGAGGCTGCTCCCAGGAAGCAGggtgccagctgcagcttgcttCTGGAGAGGCCTGAGGACCCTTCCTggggccccctgccccaccccccgccgcggGCGCACTTCCCCCTGGCGTTATCAGTGTTTTCACTGGGAGGCTGGGGTCCAGGCCGAGGGAGTGGCTTAGAGGCTGCAGCTGAGAGCCAACCAGCGCCGAGCTGAGCGAGGGGGCGGTGTGGTCCCACCGCGTggagcctgccctccaggccACAGTCGTTTCTGCTCCCTTGCAGACAGTGGGAAGTCCTGCATTTAAGAAACCAGTCTCTCGTTGCCCAGCTTGGACTCCGCCACCAAATCCCCTCCCTTAGGCGCCATTGAGAGGTGCTGGAGGACAGCCCAGCCCGCAGGggtccccagagcccagcaccTCCGGCTCCCCAGCTTCTATTTGGCAAATGAGGATGCTTCTCTGTGCCAAGCGACACTGCAGGGCGTGGGGAATGCTGCTGCACATGTGCCATGCTGCCGAGGGGACAGGAGTGGCGCTTCCAGCTCCTCACCTGCTGGACCCTTGGACACTGTCTTCCCAGCTccagttcccctccccccaggcagaCCCGGACACTCGGGACGTCTCAAGAGACTCGTTGGAAGGTTCTTCCTTCTAAGTGGAACCACCACATTCCCTGCAAGGTCGCCCCAAGGTCCCAGCAGCACCACGTGGAGAGCAGTGTCAGGGCAGcgggctggggtgtgtgtgtgactgcCCGCTGGGAGCAGGACTGCCTCCTGTGGGGCCCCTGGCTTGCCGTGTCACTTTGAGCAAGGTCCTTCCAGCTCTGGCCTTCAGGTTCATTGCCTGAAAAGGGAGGAGGGACCTTGTGAGCTGTAAGGACCCTCCGAAGCCTGGGCAAAGGGTCCCCGAGGATGCCAGTGTGGAGTGACCAGATGTTACAGGGACAGGGAGGCCCCTTCTGCTTTTCAGACCGACCTCCCTCGTTCCTAGTCTGTCCATCCAACTGTCCATCCTGCAGGTGCCTCTGTggcagcccctgggccaggcacGGCCCTGTCCTCAGAGCGCTCACAGCCCAGCGTGGAGCCTGTGAGCCAGAAGCTCCACACCATGCTGACAGCTGGGCGGGAGGGGTGTCAGGTGCCCAGTGAGGCCTGAATCTGTGGTCAGAGGAGGGACCCTTGGCTTCCCCCAAGGGGCCAGTCCCCAGACTGTGTTTCAGCTCAGACAGAGGTCCAGAGCCCAGCGCAAGCGACCACAGGCGGGAACAGGGCCACAGGGAGGGAGTGTGCTCTGCCCCTTGAGGGGTGACCCCAACTGCCACCCCAGGAGCACCAGGACTTCCCAGACCTTGAAGCCACACTTCCACTTAACTGCCTGTGTGGCTAGCGAcagtggcttctttttttttttagcaaccGCAGCACACAGCTCATCTGTTTGCGACAAGCCAAGAGAAGCGAGCTGCTGCTCCCCTGGGGAGCCCGTCCTGCTGTCCTCCTGATGCGCCTGCCCCAGCCTCTGCGGGCCTCTGGCAGGGCGCAGGCACAGCccagcaggggccaggggccagccccaggcctggcagtgCGCTGCAGCTGCTGCGCGCAACCTCCCTGAATCCTGGTAACCGCCCGTGGAAGCagaacctg
The sequence above is a segment of the Phyllostomus discolor isolate MPI-MPIP mPhyDis1 chromosome 2, mPhyDis1.pri.v3, whole genome shotgun sequence genome. Coding sequences within it:
- the GGA1 gene encoding ADP-ribosylation factor-binding protein GGA1 isoform X1, whose translation is MEPEMEPETLEARINRATNPLNKELNWDSINGFCEQLNEDLEGPPLATRLLAHKIQSPQEWEAIQALTVLETCMKSCGKRFHDEVGKFRFLNELIKVVSPKYLGSRTSEKVKNKILELLYSWTVGLPEEAKIAEAYQMLKKQGIVKSDPKLPDDAVFPLPPPRPKNVIFEDEEKSKMLARLLKSSHPEDLRAANKLIKEMVQEDQKRMEKISKRVSAIEEVNNNVKLLTEMVMSHSQGGAAARSSEDLMKELYQRCERMRPTLFRLASDTEDNDEALAEILQANDSLTQVINLYKQLVRGEEVNGEATAGSIPGSTSALLDLSGLDLPPTGTASPARPSCPGDQASPEQPSASVSLLDDELMSLGLSDPTPPPGPSWDGAGWNSFQSSDSAEPPAPAPAPSADSWSPVKAPLPASSGLDGLDLLGKTLLQQSLPPESQQVRWEKQQPAPRLTLRDLQNKSSCSSPSSSATRSPEAPGPLQQAAQTELSLASITVPLESIKPSSILPVTVYDQHGFRVLFHFARDPLPGRSDVLVVVVSMLSTAPQPIRNIVFQSAVPKVMKVKLQPPSGTELPAFNPIVHPSAITQVLLLANPQKEKVRLRYKLLFTMGDQTYNEMGDVDQFPPPETWGSL
- the GGA1 gene encoding ADP-ribosylation factor-binding protein GGA1 isoform X2 — encoded protein: MKSCGKRFHDEVGKFRFLNELIKVVSPKYLGSRTSEKVKNKILELLYSWTVGLPEEAKIAEAYQMLKKQGIVKSDPKLPDDAVFPLPPPRPKNVIFEDEEKSKMLARLLKSSHPEDLRAANKLIKEMVQEDQKRMEKISKRVSAIEEVNNNVKLLTEMVMSHSQGGAAARSSEDLMKELYQRCERMRPTLFRLASDTEDNDEALAEILQANDSLTQVINLYKQLVRGEEVNGEATAGSIPGSTSALLDLSGLDLPPTGTASPARPSCPGDQASPEQPSASVSLLDDELMSLGLSDPTPPPGPSWDGAGWNSFQSSDSAEPPAPAPAPSADSWSPVKAPLPASSGLDGLDLLGKTLLQQSLPPESQQVRWEKQQPAPRLTLRDLQNKSSCSSPSSSATRSPEAPGPLQQAAQTELSLASITVPLESIKPSSILPVTVYDQHGFRVLFHFARDPLPGRSDVLVVVVSMLSTAPQPIRNIVFQSAVPKVMKVKLQPPSGTELPAFNPIVHPSAITQVLLLANPQKEKVRLRYKLLFTMGDQTYNEMGDVDQFPPPETWGSL